The genomic stretch AAAGGACTTCtagagaaaaagggaaaaccAACAAGCTTATTATTTCCTGACTAGATGTTGAGATACAAGCATTATGCAGCCACTGATCGGTGAACATGTTTTTGCcgttgttaattaatgttgtGATATCGCCCCTGTCACATGTGATGTTAGGTCagaattgtttttatgtaaccatgtctcctagaaattatgtttgtaGGCTACTAATTTGCAACAGGAATACGTTTACAGGGGAACATAATTCCGTTTGCTGTCAACATCGTGAGGAGTGCTTTTACTGAAAGTATTTGGTAAGTCGCAAAAATGTCGATACAGAACAAACCAGTAAAATGTTCAATGACAACGTAATATCAGATCTTGGAATACAGTATCCGCTCGTAGTCGCCACAGCattattatacttttttatggttatgtttaggaaCAGGCAGCACTTGATTATAGTTAGGGAGATATTATGGTCTTggattaaaacagaagaaagtaCGCAATGGATTTATTCTCAAGACGAGACTTATGTATTGACATTTAACTTAAACCACAGTCTTTCACTCATAAATGTACTGCTTCATTTACTCGAAAACACgttacctgtgaacataatccagacaGTTATTGCGTGTTCACCGGAACGTAATGGGAAAAACTATTCAGTAATATATAACACACATTTCAGGAGACCGTATACTGCAGAAATGTTAAGAAGAAAATCTGTGGTTCTACTCCTCACCGTTCAGactctgtccatggtgctgaacgGTGTTCACTCTGCATACACCTATTACGAACATACCAAAACCTTCCCAGCAAAcactttgtatttgtgtgttaatACTGAAATATTACACTGCAGTGTTGAGTACATCATGACAGTACTGCAGCATCCTATGTTCGGCCAGgagttatttatttgtaatattcCAAATAGACTCACGGCGTCGCTGCTTGCTTGCAGATATGGGGAGGTTCATTTCTCCACCTACTCCACCAGCATTAAAACCAGACCTGCCATTGTTGTAGGAGCGGCTATACTTACTGTAGCGATAACGTTTTGATTTCATCAGCTCCTGTATGAAAATTTGCATGTTCGTATCGTAGTACTGGAGGAACAATGGACCTCAAAGGACAATCATTGTGGAGCTTTCTCTAtggattttttcttttagtcGACGCCACCGTTGCAGACCTCAGCTATTCTGTTCCGGAGGAGATGAGACCCGGATCCATTGTTGGAAATATTGCCAAGGATCTCGGACTAGAAGTAGGGAAATTGTCCTCTCGTAAAGCCCGTCTTGATACTGAGGAGAAGTACCAACATTACTGCGATATTGATCTAAAAACGGGAAATCTTGTAATGAGGGAAAGGACTGACCGAGAGGAGCTTTGCGGGGAGAAGGTTTCGTGTATGCTTAAATTCGAATTAGTCCTAGAAAGTCCTTTGGAGCTGCACCGCATTTCACTGCTCATTCAGGATGTAAACGACAATTCACCTGTTTTTCCAAAGGATAACATTAAACTGGAAATAACAGAATCAGCGGACAAAGGAGCTCGATATCGCGTCAACGAAGCACATGACGCTGACATCGGACAAAATACAGTTAAACAATACAGTTTACAGAAGAATgagcattttgttttatctgttcgAGAGGATACTGATGGGTCTAAGAACGTCGAGTTGGTGTTAGATAACGAGCTCGACCGTGAAAAACAACACGATTTAAATTTCGTGCTCATGGCCGTTGATGGTGGTAATCCACAAAGATCAGGAACTGCCATTGTACACGTGACTGTGTTGGATGCTAATGATAACGCCCCTATGTTTGACCAAGCGGTTTATAAAGCCAGTCTACCTGAAAACTCTGCTCTTGAGACTGTTGTCATCATAGTAAGTGCCACTGATGCAGACGAAGGAGTCAATGGAGAAGTGACATATGAATTTAGCCGCATTTCAGAAAGGGCTAAAAAAGTTTTCTCATTGAACAGTAAAACTGGAGAGATAAAAGTAACAGGGCCACTCGATTTCGAGAGTGATTCTAAATATGAAATGCGAATCGATGCCAAAGATAGTTATGGACTTTCCTCTGATTCCAAAGTGATAATTGATATCACTGATGTTAATGACAACGCTCCAGTGATATATATGAAATCCTTGACTAACCCCATACCTGAGAATGTGTCACCTGGTACAGAGGTGGGCATCATTAACGTGCAGGACAGAGACTCTGAGAATAACGGACAGGTCCGCTGCTCCATTCAGCAAGGCGCCCCTTTTAAGTTGGTTCCTTCTATTAAAAACTACTATTCTCTGGTGACTACAGGACAACTGGACCGTGAACTAGTATCTGATTACAACATTACAATCACTGCCACTGACGAGGGCTCTccacctctgtcctcctctaaaACTGTTCAGTTATCTGTAGCAGACATCAACGACAACCCACCTGTGTTTGAGGAACAGTCCTACAGCGcatatgtgactgaaaataacaaacctGGCTCCACTCTATGTTCCGTTACTGCTCGAGACCCCGACTGGAGACAAAACGGTACAGTGATTTATTCTCTGTTACCTGGTGAGGTGAACGGAGCCCCGGTGTCCTCCTATGTATCTGTTAACGGAGACACGGGGGTGATCCACGCCGTGAGGTCGTTTGATTATGAACAGTTCAGGAGTTTTAAAGTGCACGTGATGGCCAGAGACAATGGTTCTCCTCCGCTCAGCAGCAACGTGACCGTCAGTGTGTTCATATCGGATGTGAATGACAACTCTCCTCAGATACTGTACCCCGCCCCGGAGGGCAACACCTTCATGACCGAGCTGGTCCCCAAAGCTGCACACGGAGGCTCTCTGGTGTCCAAAGTGATAGCGGTGGACGCAGACTCCGGACAGAACGCCTGGCTGTCGTATCATATAATCAAATCCACTGATCCGGGACTTTTCAGTATTGGTCTCCACAGCGGAGAGATCAGGACACAACGGGACATTTCTGAATCTGACAGCATGAAACAGAACCTCATTGTGGCAGTGAAAGATAACGGacagccctctctctctgccacctgttccatgtatttacttatttctgATAACTTGTCTGAGGTCCCAGAACTGAAGGATATTTCTTATGATGAGAAGAATTCCAAACTGACCTCTTATCTGATCATCGCGCTGGTGTCCGTTTCTACGTTTTTCCTGACCTTCATTATCATCATTCTGGGTGTGAGGTTTTGTCGCAGGAGAAAGCCCAGACTTTTGTTTGATGGAGCAGTTGCCATCCCCAGCGCTTATCTCCCTCCTAATTATGCAGATGTTGACGGCACAGGAACTTTACGCAGCACTTATAATTATGACGCCTACTTGACAACAGGGTCTAGAACTAGTGACTTTAAGTTCGTCAGTTCATACAATGACAACACTCTGCCTGCTGACCAGACTCTGAGGAAAAGTCCATCAGACTTCGCTGAAGTGTTTCAAGATTCCTTGGAGCCCCTGGAGGTAGGCACATGCGCTTGTTTATAGCAGAGTCAATACCTCAATACATTTGGAGGCCTTGCTCTTAAAAATAGAAATCAGAATTTGTTACATAACGTAAACACCACTTTTATTGTGTAGttaatatttagtttattgGCTGGACTGATGCATAAAAACACGTGATTGCCATCAGAATAGTTGGCCTTTTGGCCTAAATTGCTTttctaaaacatttaaaagtgcaTTGTTGTATATTTCTAAGAAAACATACAACATTTTGATACCTGTCAAAGAAACAGTATCAAATTAATTAGGTCATGCTATATATATCAAACCGAGAAGTTTTTTCATGGATCCATCGTATTCCTCAGCTCCCTATTGCCAATATCATCCTTAAAATTTACCAATGTTGTACTCAATTTCTGTTATATTTAACCGTGAAATACAAGTGCTTTTTCTCAATGTTTGTATTCAGAAAAAAGACCACAGCTGGGTCATTATTAATTTCGTTTTGCAGTACTGAACGTCTTATGACACCCGTGATAAACATGAGCTCTGGTCCATGGTGCGCGTTACACTATACTAAGGTATCtatccatggtgctgaaaccaGTTTAACCCGTACAATTCTCACCATCATCACTGATGTGCaataaaagcagttttaaaGAGTTAAATACTGgaatttaaaacagaaaactcaTGTCTACATTTTCTTATAGTCTTCTATTGATGTTTCAATCTGACTGCAGCCTGGGCTATGATGTTTTATTCTTCCTCATCAGAATTCTTAGTTATTTAAGTCTTTTGTAATACCTACAATTTGCTCACAGTGTCGCTCTCTACCAGGTTTAGTTAACTGTCCTACATTATGATCCACTACAGACATTCACATTTCCATATTACGATAGGTTGTTCTTTGGCGAGAGAAGCGAAGTCACATCATCTACAATCGTACATACGCGTATTGTTCGAAGAAGATTCCGACTGGCtggtatttttttctattttacaaGTCTTGGTTTTGGTGGAGTCGGAACTGGTCTACCAGGGAAATGGGATACAAAGGATTTTCAGTGCTCGGCCTGGTTACCTCTTTGGGAGTTTTTCTTCTGCCGCTGCAAACCGTTTGTGGAGATGTGGCCTATTCTTTTCCAGAGGAGATGAAACGCGGCTCAGTTGTTGGAAATATAGCGAAAGATATAGGGCTTGATGTGAGCAAACTGTCTGCTCGAAAGGCTCGTATTGATGCAGACGGGAACAACAAACGGTATTGTGACATTAATCTCAGTACGGGAGATATCATTGTTGTCGAAAGGATTGACAGAGAGGGGCTTTGTGGCAAAAAGGCATCTTGCGTTTTAAAACAGGAACTTGTTTTAGAGAACCCTTTAGAGTTGCACCGCATTAGTGTTCACGTTCAAGATATCAACGATAATTCTCCACAGTTTAAAAAGAATACCATAAACTTTGAAATTAGAGAGTCGGCAACCAAAGGAAGTCGCTATCGTTTAGATGAGGCCCACGATGCAGACATCGGACAAAACGCCATCCAGAGCTATAGCATTGAAGCAAATGAAAACTTCAGATTAAATGTTATTGCAAAAAGCGCAGGTGGAAAATATAGTGAGTTAGTTTTAGAGAAGGAGCTGGAtagagagcagcagcaagagCTAACGATTGTGATTGTCGCTACAGACGGAGGCACACCTCAGAGATCAGGTACTGCAGTCGTCCACGTCACTGTGCTGGATGCCAATGATAACGCCCCAGTGTTTAGCCAAACCATTTATAAAGCCAGTCTTCCCGAAAACTCTCCTTTAGACACTGTAGTGGTCACGGTTAGCGCAACTGATGCAGACGAGGGAATAAATGGAAAAGTGACGTATGAGTTTGATcacatttctgatgaaaataaCGTGTTTGCTCTTGATCAGGCAACAGGAGAGGTCAGAGTGAGTGGACCAATAGATTATGAGGATTTGTCCACCTATGAAATGCAAATTACAGCCAAGGATGGTCTTGGGTTAGTGTCATCCTGTACATTAATAATTGACGTCGCAGATGTCAATGACAACGCCCCCCTAACGTTTATTAAGTCCTTGAGAAATCTCATTCCAGAAGATACCCCTCCCGGTACAGAGGTAGGCATCATTAACGTGCAGGACAGAGACTCTGAGAATAACGGACAGGTCCGCTGCTCCATTCTACAAAACGCCCCTTTTAAGTTAGTCCCTTCTATTAAAAACTACTATTCTCTGGTGACTACAGGACAACTGGACCGTGAACTAGTGTCTGATTACAACATTACAATCACTGCCACTGACGAGGGCTCTccacctctgtcctcctctaaaACTGTTCAGTTATCTGTAGCAGACATCAACGACAACCCACCTGTGTTTGAGGAACAATCCTACAGCGcatatgtgactgaaaataacaaacctGGCTCCACTTTATGTTCCGTTACTGCTCGAGACCCCGACTGGAGACAAAACGGCACAGTGATTTATTCTCTGTTACCTAGTGAGGTGAACGGAGCCCCGGTGTCCTCTTATCTATCTGTTAACGGAGACACGGGGGTGATCCATGCTGTGAGGTCGTTTGATTATGAACAGTTCAGGAGTTTTAAAGTCCACGTGATGGCCAGAGACAACGGTTCTCCTCCGCTCAGCAGCAACGTGACCGTCAGTGTGTTCATATCGGATGTGAATGACAACTCTCCTCAGATACTGTACCCCGCCCCGGAGGGCAACTCCTTCATGACCGAGCTGGTCCCCAAAGCTGCACACGGAGGCTCTCTGGTGTCCAAAGTGATAGCGGTGGACGCGGACTCCGGACAGAACGCCTGGCTGTCGTATCATATAGTCAAATCCACTGATCCGGGACTTTTCAGTATTGGTCTCCACAGCGGAGAGATCAGGACACAGCGGGACATTTCTGAATCTGACAGCATGAAACAGAACCTTATTGTGTCAGTGAAAGATAACGGacagccctctctctctgccacctgttccatgtatttacttatttctgATAACTTGGCTGAGGTCCCAGAACTGAAGGATATTTCTTATGATGAGAAGAATTCCAAGCTGACCTCTTATCTGATCATCGCGCTGGTGTCCGTTTCCACCTTTTTTCTGAccttcattatcatcatcctgGGTGTGAGGTTTTGTCGCAGGAGAAAGCCCAGACTGTTGTTTGATGGAGCAGTTGCCATCCCCAGCGCTTATCTCCCTCCTAATTACGCAGATGTTGACGGCACTGGAACTTTACGCAGCACTTATAATTATGACGCCTACTTGACAACAGGGTCTAGAACCAGTGACTTTAAGTTCGTGACATCTTACAATGACAACACTCTGCCTGCTGACCAGACTTTGAGGAAAAGTCCATCAGACTTTGTTGAAGAATTCGGTCAGTCAGACAATTCCTTAGAGGTAGGTTCAGATATATTTTACCTTTGCGCTTCGTGATTAACCACTATTGGTCCTGTTTATATAATTTGTCAAGTGCATCGGATTTCATAAAggcatttgaatattttgatgGTCATCTTTTGTACCATTCCATTGTCTCTATGAACTTTCACCTATTGTCTCATTGTACCTCGTTGCTCACTATGGTAACATGTTATGATGCAAGTTTTCAATATATTTCCACATTAATCTAAACAAGTTCTATCAAGTATAATTAATTTCAAGCTTGTTGACCTTGTGTTAGATCAAGACTAATATCTTTTTGACTGGTTTGGCTAATCTAAGAATAACAAAACCTTCTTTTTCTAGCAAATATTTCCTTCAGAAAAACTATACATCAATGAGATCGCAGTTATTTGCACAGTGCCTTTGAAATGTGTTAGACACTATATGTTTGTGTCCAtactggctgcagtataggtaaACTACAGGAGTTATAGCCACATTCTATAGTTTGTCTCTTGTTCGTTGAAATATGTTTGGTCAGTTATGCTTTCTGATTATTCCAGCACAAACATCATGCTGCAGACCTAGCTGCCATGAGAGTGGATTGCATTTGGACTGTCAGTGTATTTGTTTCCCTTTTATACTTTCATGCACAAAGAAGTACAGTGAGGAAACCCTCTTCCTGTTCCTGTACATTTTGCACCACACTGTATCCTggaacagattaaacaaattgAAAGCAACACATGCAAAATTTATAATTTGGTATTTCAACCTTAAAATTCACCCTTTGTCATCTGGCAATAGGGTGAATTTAGACAACGCAAACCGCTGCCGAAAACTTGATCACAAGTTTCAAAATTTGTTGGATAATACAATTTAGTAGAGACACCTGTCGCAATttacttcattttcttttggcGAATAGCATCAAGTCATATAATTACCTTGGTGCTCAGTGAGGCATGACATATCTATCATTTAGTAATGAAAAGTGTGGGTCCATGAATGGCACCAGTGCTGACACACTTTATATCTTGGTTTAGTAcaatgtacatatatatataatatatgtatatatatatatatatattgttttttacaAACTGCGAAGTCATAATGTTACACCAGTATGCCATCTTTTAGGGAGAGTTCTATCAACTTTCTACACAGCTGTATATTTTCATAGGATAATACACAGATTAatacagaagaagaagtcaTATGGATTCAATAAGGGTGTTGTGCTAAAATCATAAAAGCATAACAAACAGTAAAGTGTGTACTCTGAGGAAATCCCTCTGGCTAAGGCCATTTATCAcctcattttgacattttcaggtgTATCAAAGCACAGGTTAATACCTACATTAGTAGTTTACTGACAATTGTCAAGTAGGGAAGGGTTTGTCTTTTCTTAGGAAAATGCCTCAGTTATTTCATGATAGGGGACTAAAGTTCTCTTAGTGTACCATGTACTGTACCCAGTGCAAGAATATACTTTACTAGCCTGGTAGTAGTTGTATTTGAATATACAAGTATGTGGTGTCAGTTGGAGTTCATTCTGTCCTTTCAGACGGCCAATTAATGGCTCAAATGTCTAAGGGCATGTGGGGGGCCTTGCCTACTTATGAATTAAGATTTTAAATTGGTGAAATGTTTCCTAAATATAGGCCTATATTTAGTATGATAATggataatgttttttgtttgttcaattGTATTATAGTGGTCTATTTAACAAGGTCAAAGCCATCATTTATATACCATTCAGCTTTAATTTAACCCAGTACATACAACACAAAGGTTTCAAttgtaatatttgattttgGTATATTTGATCAGCATTACAAGCAAATGTTTAATCAAACATATGCAACATATTCTGTCCCTACATaatacacaaagacaaaacaaaagcaaaaaaccCCTTTCAAACAATATTTTCACTGCAGAAATGTTATTGAggatctctgtctctgtgtttccctttttATTAACTCGTTTGTTACTCTTTTGTCTCTGTGATGCTGAGGGGAGTAGTGCTGGTCTCTAATCTGAAAGTCTCTTAAGGAGATGGTTGATACTTAGTGCTGTGCTTTGTGTGCCATTGTTACTTAACCTTACTCTGTCTAGTTGAGGTTCATGGCACAattttctgttgcatttttttcatgcatttaaTCAGAGTCTTCGTGTGCACATTATTTCATCTTAACGTGGATTAATCACTTTTTAAGTAAATAATCAAATGTAGCACTGAGCGCATTGGAGTACTGTGTCTTTTGCAGTATTGCAGATATTGAGGGTTGCTTTTATTTGCAGACAGCTTATGAAGAATGCAATGCAGAAAAATATTCAGTAGTCACTAAATAGCACTGAATCCTCTTACTCAGACACAAAAGATAAAGCAGTGACAACAGTTTGGTCATTCATAGTAGCAAATATATGCAATGTATTAGATTATCgttataataaacaaatgactaaataataaaaaaaacctatGCCTTAACAATCAGTGCAGTTATCAATTTATTTTAGTTTGCAGTGCTATAACTGGATAAAACTCTTGGTGTCACTGTGCACCAAGAAAGGCAGAAAAGGTCAGCTGCTTCATCCCATTTTTTCCACCATTGCAAAGCTTTGTTGCGGTATTTCTGTCGGTTGAGGAGGGCACAAAAGGTCCAAGAAGGAATACAACCGTGCTTGATCAGTTTGAAATCATTTGTCGGGGAAGGATGAGCGTTTGTTCTCTCATGGGAAATACGGTGTACAGAGGATTTTCTATGAGTcgctgttgtgttgttttccttttcatcaGCCTGCATTTCGTGTATGGAGATGTGAGCTACTCTATCGCAGAGGAGATGAAACGCGGGTCTGTGGTTGGAAATATAGCCAAAGATCTCGGCCTTGGGATTGCCACACTTTCCTCGCGTAAAGCTCGCATTGACACAGACAGGAATGACAAACGGTATTGCGACATTAATCTGAGCACCGGAGATCTGATTGTTACTGA from Thunnus thynnus chromosome 9, fThuThy2.1, whole genome shotgun sequence encodes the following:
- the LOC137189417 gene encoding protocadherin gamma-A12-like isoform X15 produces the protein MDLKGQSLWSFLYGFFLLVDATVADLSYSVPEEMRPGSIVGNIAKDLGLEVGKLSSRKARLDTEEKYQHYCDIDLKTGNLVMRERTDREELCGEKVSCMLKFELVLESPLELHRISLLIQDVNDNSPVFPKDNIKLEITESADKGARYRVNEAHDADIGQNTVKQYSLQKNEHFVLSVREDTDGSKNVELVLDNELDREKQHDLNFVLMAVDGGNPQRSGTAIVHVTVLDANDNAPMFDQAVYKASLPENSALETVVIIVSATDADEGVNGEVTYEFSRISERAKKVFSLNSKTGEIKVTGPLDFESDSKYEMRIDAKDSYGLSSDSKVIIDITDVNDNAPVIYMKSLTNPIPENVSPGTEVGIINVQDRDSENNGQVRCSIQQGAPFKLVPSIKNYYSLVTTGQLDRELVSDYNITITATDEGSPPLSSSKTVQLSVADINDNPPVFEEQSYSAYVTENNKPGSTLCSVTARDPDWRQNGTVIYSLLPGEVNGAPVSSYVSVNGDTGVIHAVRSFDYEQFRSFKVHVMARDNGSPPLSSNVTVSVFISDVNDNSPQILYPAPEGNTFMTELVPKAAHGGSLVSKVIAVDADSGQNAWLSYHIIKSTDPGLFSIGLHSGEIRTQRDISESDSMKQNLIVAVKDNGQPSLSATCSMYLLISDNLSEVPELKDISYDEKNSKLTSYLIIALVSVSTFFLTFIIIILGVRFCRRRKPRLLFDGAVAIPSAYLPPNYADVDGTGTLRSTYNYDAYLTTGSRTSDFKFVSSYNDNTLPADQTLRKSPSDFAEVFQDSLEPLEQKPPNNDWRFTQGQRPGPSGPHMPYGTHIRWTPKSGTRATGGPEVAMGTGPWPQPPTEAEQLQALMAAANEVSEATATLGPGTMGLSTRYSPQFTLQHVPDYRQNVYIPGSTATLTSNPQQQQATAQQATQQALPPPQASGQPEPPKAAQTPASKKKSTKKEKK
- the LOC137189417 gene encoding protocadherin gamma-A12-like isoform X38, producing the protein MDLKGQSLWSFLYGFFLLVDATVADLSYSVPEEMRPGSIVGNIAKDLGLEVGKLSSRKARLDTEEKYQHYCDIDLKTGNLVMRERTDREELCGEKVSCMLKFELVLESPLELHRISLLIQDVNDNSPVFPKDNIKLEITESADKGARYRVNEAHDADIGQNTVKQYSLQKNEHFVLSVREDTDGSKNVELVLDNELDREKQHDLNFVLMAVDGGNPQRSGTAIVHVTVLDANDNAPMFDQAVYKASLPENSALETVVIIVSATDADEGVNGEVTYEFSRISERAKKVFSLNSKTGEIKVTGPLDFESDSKYEMRIDAKDSYGLSSDSKVIIDITDVNDNAPVIYMKSLTNPIPENVSPGTEVGIINVQDRDSENNGQVRCSIQQGAPFKLVPSIKNYYSLVTTGQLDRELVSDYNITITATDEGSPPLSSSKTVQLSVADINDNPPVFEEQSYSAYVTENNKPGSTLCSVTARDPDWRQNGTVIYSLLPGEVNGAPVSSYVSVNGDTGVIHAVRSFDYEQFRSFKVHVMARDNGSPPLSSNVTVSVFISDVNDNSPQILYPAPEGNTFMTELVPKAAHGGSLVSKVIAVDADSGQNAWLSYHIIKSTDPGLFSIGLHSGEIRTQRDISESDSMKQNLIVAVKDNGQPSLSATCSMYLLISDNLSEVPELKDISYDEKNSKLTSYLIIALVSVSTFFLTFIIIILGVRFCRRRKPRLLFDGAVAIPSAYLPPNYADVDGTGTLRSTYNYDAYLTTGSRTSDFKFVSSYNDNTLPADQTLRKSPSDFAEVFQDSLEPLEQKPPNNDWRFTQGQRPGPSGATGGPEVAMGTGPWPQPPTEAEQLQALMAAANEVSEATATLGPGTMGLSTRYSPQFTLQHVPDYRQNVYIPGSTATLTSNPQQQQATAQQATQQALPPPQASGQPEPPKAAQTPASKKKSTKKEKK
- the LOC137189417 gene encoding protocadherin gamma-A4-like isoform X33 yields the protein MGYKGFSVLGLVTSLGVFLLPLQTVCGDVAYSFPEEMKRGSVVGNIAKDIGLDVSKLSARKARIDADGNNKRYCDINLSTGDIIVVERIDREGLCGKKASCVLKQELVLENPLELHRISVHVQDINDNSPQFKKNTINFEIRESATKGSRYRLDEAHDADIGQNAIQSYSIEANENFRLNVIAKSAGGKYSELVLEKELDREQQQELTIVIVATDGGTPQRSGTAVVHVTVLDANDNAPVFSQTIYKASLPENSPLDTVVVTVSATDADEGINGKVTYEFDHISDENNVFALDQATGEVRVSGPIDYEDLSTYEMQITAKDGLGLVSSCTLIIDVADVNDNAPLTFIKSLRNLIPEDTPPGTEVGIINVQDRDSENNGQVRCSILQNAPFKLVPSIKNYYSLVTTGQLDRELVSDYNITITATDEGSPPLSSSKTVQLSVADINDNPPVFEEQSYSAYVTENNKPGSTLCSVTARDPDWRQNGTVIYSLLPSEVNGAPVSSYLSVNGDTGVIHAVRSFDYEQFRSFKVHVMARDNGSPPLSSNVTVSVFISDVNDNSPQILYPAPEGNSFMTELVPKAAHGGSLVSKVIAVDADSGQNAWLSYHIVKSTDPGLFSIGLHSGEIRTQRDISESDSMKQNLIVSVKDNGQPSLSATCSMYLLISDNLAEVPELKDISYDEKNSKLTSYLIIALVSVSTFFLTFIIIILGVRFCRRRKPRLLFDGAVAIPSAYLPPNYADVDGTGTLRSTYNYDAYLTTGSRTSDFKFVTSYNDNTLPADQTLRKSPSDFVEEFGQSDNSLEQKPPNNDWRFTQGQRPGPSGATGGPEVAMGTGPWPQPPTEAEQLQALMAAANEVSEATATLGPGTMGLSTRYSPQFTLQHVPDYRQNVYIPGSTATLTSNPQQQQATAQQATQQALPPPQASGQPEPPKAAQTPASKKKSTKKEKK
- the LOC137189417 gene encoding protocadherin gamma-A4-like isoform X12, whose translation is MGYKGFSVLGLVTSLGVFLLPLQTVCGDVAYSFPEEMKRGSVVGNIAKDIGLDVSKLSARKARIDADGNNKRYCDINLSTGDIIVVERIDREGLCGKKASCVLKQELVLENPLELHRISVHVQDINDNSPQFKKNTINFEIRESATKGSRYRLDEAHDADIGQNAIQSYSIEANENFRLNVIAKSAGGKYSELVLEKELDREQQQELTIVIVATDGGTPQRSGTAVVHVTVLDANDNAPVFSQTIYKASLPENSPLDTVVVTVSATDADEGINGKVTYEFDHISDENNVFALDQATGEVRVSGPIDYEDLSTYEMQITAKDGLGLVSSCTLIIDVADVNDNAPLTFIKSLRNLIPEDTPPGTEVGIINVQDRDSENNGQVRCSILQNAPFKLVPSIKNYYSLVTTGQLDRELVSDYNITITATDEGSPPLSSSKTVQLSVADINDNPPVFEEQSYSAYVTENNKPGSTLCSVTARDPDWRQNGTVIYSLLPSEVNGAPVSSYLSVNGDTGVIHAVRSFDYEQFRSFKVHVMARDNGSPPLSSNVTVSVFISDVNDNSPQILYPAPEGNSFMTELVPKAAHGGSLVSKVIAVDADSGQNAWLSYHIVKSTDPGLFSIGLHSGEIRTQRDISESDSMKQNLIVSVKDNGQPSLSATCSMYLLISDNLAEVPELKDISYDEKNSKLTSYLIIALVSVSTFFLTFIIIILGVRFCRRRKPRLLFDGAVAIPSAYLPPNYADVDGTGTLRSTYNYDAYLTTGSRTSDFKFVTSYNDNTLPADQTLRKSPSDFVEEFGQSDNSLEQKPPNNDWRFTQGQRPGPSGPHMPYGTHIRWTPKSGTRATGGPEVAMGTGPWPQPPTEAEQLQALMAAANEVSEATATLGPGTMGLSTRYSPQFTLQHVPDYRQNVYIPGSTATLTSNPQQQQATAQQATQQALPPPQASGQPEPPKAAQTPASKKKSTKKEKK